The following DNA comes from Halorhabdus tiamatea SARL4B.
GGACGCCGGGTGGACTCCGAACGCGGCTCGGTCCGCGGCGTCGAGGGGCTCTCGCCGACCTCGGTCGAGTTCAAACGTTTCGAGACGGGCATTCCGACGATCGACTACACCATCCAGAAAACGGACGACAATCGGACGACGTTGTCGGTTCGGACCCACCTCTGGAACAGCGGTGTCAACGACGCCGAAGGGGCAACCCTGGAGCTGGCTGCCCGCCAGTCGGAGTCGAATGTCGTCGCCGGTCGGGCGAGTGTCGATGTCGGTCAAGTCGCATCCGGGGAGTCAGTCACGCCGACGGCACGGCTGACGGTCCCCAGTGGCTACGGGTATCACCTCGACGCAGTGCTGTCACACGATGGGGTGATCGTGAGTTCGGCGTCCTCGGTCGCAGACCTCGACCCGGAGCGGAAGATCGAGGCGGACACGACCTTCGAGAGCGTGCCGTTCGAAGCGGCAGACTTCACGCAGGCGGAGGACGTGACTGATCCGGACGATACGCGCCCAACCACGGCAGCGTCCGGGCCAGGACTGGGACCGTTGACGGCCCTACTGGCGGTCAGTTCGCTTGCGGTTGCGATGCGAATCTACAGAGGGAAGCCATGACGAACCAAACAGCTACCGAATCGGGCGGGGACGCACAGACTTCCGAAACAAGTCACGAGGATACCCGAGACATCGAGCGGACTGGATCGAGCGTAACGCGGAAAGGACGGGTCGTCGAGTACGTCGAACTCGGTGCGCTTGCAGTACTGGCGTTGCTCGGTGTCGTCGCCGTATTCGGGGCCTACGCGAGCGGGCTTTCAGCTGTGGACACGTGGGTC
Coding sequences within:
- a CDS encoding DUF7490 domain-containing protein, coding for MRRETYLGVGVGILCLLSVIALLVVPGAVASQESDVSSRLSVETVTVAPGAVAGNAATLEFGVAITHRGGASENASLSVRAMDNESGLLAEKSTTVLGQITGDREHHARANLTVEREGGYDLVVVLYEDGRRVDSERGSVRGVEGLSPTSVEFKRFETGIPTIDYTIQKTDDNRTTLSVRTHLWNSGVNDAEGATLELAARQSESNVVAGRASVDVGQVASGESVTPTARLTVPSGYGYHLDAVLSHDGVIVSSASSVADLDPERKIEADTTFESVPFEAADFTQAEDVTDPDDTRPTTAASGPGLGPLTALLAVSSLAVAMRIYRGKP